A single Klebsiella variicola DNA region contains:
- the yoaE gene encoding CNNM family cation transport protein YoaE — protein sequence MELLMDPSIWAGLLTLIVLEIVLGIDNLVFIAILADKLPPKQRDKARLIGLSLALVMRLGLLSVISWMVTLTKPLITIADFSFSGRDLIMLLGGIFLLFKATTELHERLENRQHDSGHGKGYASFWVVVLQIVVLDAVFSLDAVITAVGMVNHLPVMMAAVVIAMIMMLLASKPLTRFVNQHPTVVVLCLSFLLMIGLSLVAEGFGFHIPKGYLYAAIGFSIIIEFFNQVARRNFVRHQSTLPLRARTADAILRLMGGRKQTSVSHDADSPAAIPVPEGAFAEEERYMINGVLTLAQRSLRGIMTPRGEISWVDAEQSDDEIRRQLLSSPHSLFPVCRGELDEIIGIVRAKELLVALEAGENVAALASASPAIVVPETLDPINLLGVLRRARGSFVIVTNEFGMVQGLVTPLDVLEAIAGEFPDADETPEIVIDGDGWLIKGSTDLHALQQALGLDALVNEDEDIATVAGLVIAVNGHIPRIGDTVSLPPLQFTVVEANDYRVDLVRAVVTRPLSDEEE from the coding sequence ATGGAATTGTTAATGGATCCCTCAATCTGGGCTGGCCTGTTGACGCTTATCGTTCTGGAGATTGTGCTCGGTATCGACAACCTGGTGTTTATTGCCATCCTGGCGGACAAACTGCCGCCGAAGCAGCGCGATAAAGCGCGACTGATCGGCCTTTCGCTGGCGCTGGTGATGCGCCTGGGGCTGCTGTCGGTGATCTCCTGGATGGTGACCCTGACGAAGCCGCTGATTACTATCGCTGATTTCTCCTTTTCCGGGCGCGACCTTATCATGCTGCTCGGCGGGATCTTCTTGCTGTTTAAGGCGACGACTGAACTGCATGAGCGGCTGGAAAACCGCCAGCACGATAGCGGTCACGGTAAAGGGTATGCCAGTTTCTGGGTGGTGGTACTGCAGATCGTGGTGCTGGACGCCGTCTTCTCTCTGGATGCGGTGATCACGGCGGTCGGGATGGTTAACCATCTGCCGGTGATGATGGCGGCGGTGGTGATCGCCATGATCATGATGCTGCTGGCGTCGAAGCCATTGACGCGCTTTGTCAACCAGCACCCGACGGTGGTGGTGCTCTGTCTGAGCTTCCTGTTGATGATCGGCCTGAGCCTGGTGGCGGAAGGGTTTGGTTTCCATATTCCGAAAGGGTATCTGTACGCGGCGATCGGTTTCTCGATCATCATCGAGTTCTTTAACCAGGTGGCGCGACGCAACTTTGTCCGACATCAGTCGACGCTGCCGCTGCGTGCCCGTACCGCGGATGCGATCCTGCGCCTGATGGGCGGCCGGAAACAGACCTCCGTCAGCCATGACGCCGACAGCCCGGCAGCCATACCGGTGCCGGAAGGGGCGTTTGCCGAAGAAGAACGTTACATGATTAACGGCGTGCTGACGCTGGCCCAGCGCTCCCTGCGCGGTATTATGACCCCGCGCGGTGAAATCAGCTGGGTCGACGCCGAACAGAGTGATGACGAAATTCGTCGTCAGCTGCTCTCGTCGCCGCACAGTCTGTTCCCGGTCTGCCGCGGAGAGCTGGATGAAATCATTGGTATCGTGCGGGCGAAAGAGTTGCTGGTGGCCCTTGAGGCGGGCGAAAACGTTGCGGCGCTGGCCTCCGCCTCCCCGGCGATTGTCGTCCCGGAAACGCTGGACCCGATCAATCTGCTCGGCGTTCTGCGCCGCGCGCGCGGCAGCTTTGTCATCGTGACCAACGAGTTTGGCATGGTGCAGGGGCTGGTGACGCCGCTGGACGTCCTGGAAGCCATCGCCGGTGAATTCCCGGATGCCGATGAGACGCCGGAGATCGTCATTGACGGCGATGGCTGGCTGATCAAAGGCTCGACCGACCTGCATGCGCTGCAGCAGGCGCTTGGACTGGATGCGCTGGTCAATGAAGATGAGGATATTGCCACGGTGGCCGGGTTGGTGATCGCCGTCAATGGCCATATCCCGCGCATTGGCGACACCGTGTCGCTACCGCCGCTGCAGTTTACCGTGGTGGAAGCGAATGATTACCGGGTCGACCTGGTCCGCGCGGTGGTCACCCGTCCGCTGAGCGACGAAGAAGAGTAA
- a CDS encoding EAL domain-containing protein: protein MQTAQKVITAYRRKRIIVCLLVALLTLGTTLAIRFISQRSVNEEYIRTAASQRVTALDNILRPLSAERATLLSLVDKPCMDIHLTLRKMAASLQTVRSVALVASGMIYCSSIFGQRQADLHQLQPALPAHHPLLLFSTDNSLLKGTPVLIQWYPASESGFDGVMLIVNIELLGTLILKEKSPLISDVSLQVGDHYFISGLGLIDKAHAPQASVIYRQRSTEFPFTININGPGAATIALEELPGELPLALIFSLLMTGIAWLATAGRMSFSREISLGITAREFTLWCQPLQDARSGRCCGVEILLRWNNPRRGEISPEVFIPIAEGDNLIIPLTRYEIAETARRLDAFPSEPHFHIAINVAARHFAHGLLLHDLHNYWFSVNPVQQLVVELTERDVLQDGDQHMAEHLHLKGVQLAIDDFGTGNSSLSWLEKLRPDVLKIDRSFTSSVGIDSVNATVTDIIIALADRLNIVTVAEGVETLEQESYLRGHGVDVLQGFYYARPMPIEAFPAWLADREGQKSEGGE, encoded by the coding sequence ATGCAGACTGCACAAAAAGTCATTACGGCCTATCGTCGCAAACGCATTATTGTCTGCCTGCTGGTAGCCCTGCTAACCCTGGGTACCACCTTAGCTATCCGATTTATTTCACAGCGTAGCGTAAATGAAGAGTACATTCGCACTGCCGCCAGCCAGCGGGTCACGGCGCTGGATAACATCCTGCGTCCGCTGAGCGCAGAGCGGGCGACGCTACTCTCCCTGGTCGACAAACCCTGCATGGATATTCATCTCACACTGCGCAAAATGGCGGCCTCGCTGCAGACGGTCCGCTCCGTCGCGCTGGTGGCGTCAGGGATGATCTACTGTTCCAGTATCTTTGGGCAACGGCAGGCGGATCTGCACCAGCTGCAGCCCGCGCTTCCGGCTCACCACCCCTTACTGCTCTTTTCTACCGACAACTCACTGCTCAAAGGCACACCGGTGCTGATCCAGTGGTATCCAGCCTCGGAAAGCGGCTTCGACGGCGTGATGTTAATTGTCAATATCGAGCTGCTGGGAACCTTAATTCTCAAGGAAAAATCGCCCCTGATCAGCGACGTCAGCCTGCAGGTCGGCGACCATTATTTTATCAGCGGCCTCGGCCTGATTGACAAAGCGCACGCCCCGCAGGCGTCGGTGATTTATCGCCAGCGCTCTACAGAATTTCCCTTTACCATCAATATTAACGGTCCGGGCGCCGCGACTATCGCGCTGGAGGAGCTGCCCGGTGAGCTGCCGCTGGCCCTCATCTTCAGCCTGTTGATGACCGGCATCGCCTGGCTGGCCACCGCCGGCAGAATGAGTTTCTCGCGAGAGATAAGTCTCGGCATCACGGCCCGGGAATTTACCCTCTGGTGCCAGCCGCTGCAGGATGCGCGCAGCGGACGCTGCTGCGGGGTGGAGATCCTGCTGCGCTGGAACAACCCCCGCCGCGGCGAGATTTCGCCCGAGGTATTTATTCCCATCGCCGAAGGGGACAATCTGATTATTCCCCTCACCCGCTATGAGATCGCCGAAACCGCCCGCCGCCTGGACGCCTTCCCCAGCGAGCCGCATTTTCATATCGCGATTAATGTCGCTGCCCGTCACTTTGCACACGGTTTGCTGCTGCATGACCTGCACAATTACTGGTTTAGCGTCAATCCGGTACAACAGCTGGTGGTTGAACTCACCGAACGTGATGTCCTGCAGGATGGCGACCAGCACATGGCCGAACATTTGCATTTAAAAGGGGTCCAGCTGGCGATAGATGATTTTGGCACCGGTAACAGCTCGCTCTCGTGGCTGGAAAAACTGCGGCCGGACGTGCTGAAGATCGACCGCTCGTTTACCAGTTCCGTCGGGATAGACAGCGTCAATGCCACGGTGACGGATATTATTATAGCCCTCGCCGACCGTCTGAATATCGTTACCGTGGCCGAAGGGGTGGAGACGCTGGAGCAGGAAAGCTATCTCCGGGGCCACGGCGTCGATGTGCTGCAGGGATTTTATTATGCCCGGCCGATGCCGATAGAGGCGTTTCCGGCGTGGCTGGCAGACAGAGAGGGGCAGAAAAGCGAGGGGGGAGAATAG
- the sdaA gene encoding L-serine ammonia-lyase, which translates to MISLFDMFKVGIGPSSSHTVGPMKAGKQFVDDLVEKGLLNAVTRMAVDVYGSLSLTGKGHHTDIAIIMGLAGNQPDTVDIDAIPAFIRDVEARGRLLLANGQHEVDFPADDGMRFRSDNLPLHENGMTIHAWAGEKEIYCKTYYSIGGGFIVDEEHFGKENANELQVPYPFKSAQEMLAYCKETGLSLSGMVMQNELALHSKKEIEDYFANVWQTMRACIDRGMNTEGVLPGPLRVPRRASALRRLLVASDKLSSDPMNVVDWVNMFALAVNEENAAGGRVVTAPTNGACGIVPAVLAYYDHFIESVSPEIYIRYFMACGAIGALYKMNASISGAEVGCQGEVGVACSMAAAGLAELLGASPEQVCVAAEIGMEHNLGLTCDPVAGQVQVPCIERNAIASVKAINAARMAMRRTSEPRVSLDKVIETMYETGKDMNAKYRETSRGGLAIKVQCD; encoded by the coding sequence GTGATTAGTCTATTCGACATGTTCAAGGTGGGGATTGGTCCCTCATCTTCCCACACTGTTGGCCCGATGAAGGCCGGTAAACAGTTCGTCGATGACCTGGTCGAAAAAGGATTGCTTAATGCGGTGACCCGTATGGCGGTTGACGTCTACGGCTCGCTGTCATTAACCGGCAAAGGCCACCATACGGACATCGCCATTATCATGGGACTGGCGGGCAATCAGCCCGATACGGTCGATATTGACGCAATCCCGGCATTTATCCGTGACGTCGAGGCGCGCGGCCGACTGCTGCTGGCCAACGGCCAGCACGAGGTCGACTTCCCGGCGGATGACGGCATGCGTTTTCGCAGCGACAACCTGCCGCTGCACGAAAACGGCATGACCATTCATGCCTGGGCCGGCGAGAAAGAGATCTACTGCAAGACCTATTACTCGATTGGCGGCGGCTTTATCGTCGATGAAGAGCACTTCGGCAAAGAAAACGCCAATGAATTGCAGGTGCCCTACCCGTTTAAATCGGCGCAGGAAATGTTGGCGTATTGTAAAGAGACCGGCCTGTCGCTCTCCGGGATGGTGATGCAAAACGAGCTGGCGCTGCACAGCAAAAAAGAGATCGAGGACTATTTCGCCAACGTCTGGCAGACCATGCGCGCCTGTATCGACCGCGGGATGAACACCGAAGGCGTGCTGCCTGGTCCGCTGCGCGTGCCGCGTCGCGCCTCGGCGCTGCGTCGTCTGCTGGTGGCCAGCGATAAGCTCTCCAGCGATCCGATGAACGTCGTTGACTGGGTCAATATGTTCGCACTGGCGGTCAATGAAGAGAACGCCGCCGGCGGTCGCGTGGTGACCGCGCCGACCAACGGCGCCTGCGGCATCGTTCCGGCGGTACTCGCCTATTACGACCACTTTATCGAATCCGTCAGCCCGGAAATTTATATCCGCTACTTTATGGCCTGCGGGGCGATCGGCGCGCTGTACAAGATGAATGCCTCCATTTCCGGAGCGGAAGTCGGCTGTCAGGGTGAAGTGGGCGTTGCCTGCTCGATGGCGGCGGCGGGCCTGGCTGAACTGCTCGGCGCCAGCCCGGAACAGGTTTGCGTGGCGGCGGAGATCGGCATGGAACACAACCTCGGCCTGACCTGCGACCCGGTCGCCGGCCAGGTGCAGGTGCCATGCATTGAACGTAACGCCATCGCCTCCGTCAAGGCAATCAACGCCGCGCGAATGGCGATGCGCCGTACCAGCGAACCGCGCGTCTCGCTCGACAAAGTGATCGAGACCATGTACGAAACCGGTAAAGACATGAACGCCAAGTACCGCGAAACCTCCCGCGGCGGCCTGGCGATTAAAGTTCAGTGTGACTAA
- a CDS encoding CoA pyrophosphatase, translating into MADHALNLDDFLSRFQLLRPQPSRHALNQRQAAVLVPIVRRPQPGLLLTQRSPLLRKHAGQVAFPGGAVDNTDATLIAAALREAQEEVAIPPEAVEVIGVLPPVDSVTGFQVTPVVGIIPPNLHYHASQDEVSAVFEMPLAEALRLGRYHPLDIHRRGNDHRVWLSWYQHYFVWGMTAGIIRELALQIGARP; encoded by the coding sequence ATGGCGGACCACGCCCTCAATCTGGATGATTTTCTGTCCCGCTTCCAGCTGCTGCGCCCCCAGCCTTCGCGCCATGCGCTCAATCAGCGGCAGGCGGCGGTGCTGGTGCCGATCGTGCGCCGGCCGCAGCCCGGCCTGCTGCTGACCCAGCGTTCGCCGTTGCTGCGCAAGCACGCCGGTCAGGTCGCCTTTCCCGGCGGCGCGGTAGATAATACCGATGCGACGCTTATCGCCGCCGCCCTGCGCGAAGCCCAGGAAGAGGTCGCGATCCCGCCGGAAGCCGTCGAGGTGATCGGTGTTCTGCCGCCGGTGGACAGCGTCACCGGTTTTCAGGTGACGCCGGTGGTGGGCATTATTCCCCCCAATCTGCACTATCACGCCAGTCAGGACGAAGTCTCAGCGGTATTTGAAATGCCCCTCGCCGAAGCCCTGCGCCTGGGGCGCTACCATCCGCTCGACATCCACCGTCGGGGTAACGACCACCGCGTCTGGCTCTCCTGGTACCAGCATTATTTTGTCTGGGGAATGACCGCCGGGATCATTCGCGAACTGGCGCTGCAAATTGGCGCTCGACCTTAG
- the pabB gene encoding aminodeoxychorismate synthase component 1, whose amino-acid sequence MLSPAIITLPWRPDAAEHYFAPLSALPWAMLLHSGFADHPHNRFDILVAAPRATLLTRGEQTWVDDGETAFVSAEDPLQLLQQQLDRQPFTPQPYDDLPFLGGALGLFGYDLGRRFERLPSHAQADIALPDMAVGIYDWALIVDHQRQQISLLSYDDPQQRLQWLQAQSRPAMKPFALTSAWQSNMSRQQYGEKFRQVQAYLHSGDCYQVNLAQRFQARYVGDEWQAFRQLNTANRAPFSAFIRLEEGAILSLSPERFIQLRQGEIQTRPIKGTLPRLDSPQEDARQAEKLANSPKDRAENLMIVDLMRNDIGRVAVPGSVRVPELFVVEPFPAVHHLVSTITARLPATLHASDLLRAAFPGGSITGAPKVRAMEIIDELEPQRRNAWCGSIGYLSYCGNMDTSITIRTLTAWQGQLYCSAGGGIVADSEEDAEYQETFDKVNRILHQLEN is encoded by the coding sequence ATGTTGTCCCCCGCGATTATTACCCTTCCCTGGCGCCCGGATGCGGCCGAACACTATTTTGCGCCGTTAAGCGCCCTTCCCTGGGCGATGCTGCTGCATTCCGGCTTTGCCGACCATCCGCATAACCGCTTTGATATTCTGGTGGCTGCCCCGCGCGCCACGCTGCTGACGCGCGGTGAACAGACGTGGGTCGATGACGGCGAAACCGCTTTTGTCTCCGCGGAAGATCCGCTGCAACTGCTTCAACAGCAGTTGGATCGTCAGCCGTTCACGCCGCAGCCCTATGACGATCTGCCGTTTCTTGGCGGCGCGCTGGGACTATTCGGGTACGATCTGGGCCGCCGCTTTGAGCGTCTCCCTTCGCACGCGCAGGCCGATATCGCGCTGCCGGATATGGCGGTGGGGATCTATGACTGGGCGCTGATTGTCGACCATCAGCGCCAGCAAATTTCGCTGCTCAGCTATGACGATCCGCAGCAGCGCCTGCAGTGGCTGCAGGCGCAATCCCGTCCGGCGATGAAACCTTTCGCCCTGACCTCTGCCTGGCAGTCAAATATGAGCCGCCAGCAGTACGGCGAGAAATTTCGCCAGGTGCAGGCCTATCTGCACAGCGGCGACTGCTATCAGGTCAACCTCGCCCAGCGTTTTCAGGCCCGCTACGTCGGTGATGAGTGGCAGGCCTTCCGCCAGCTGAATACCGCCAACCGCGCCCCCTTTAGCGCCTTTATTCGCCTCGAGGAAGGGGCGATTTTAAGCCTGTCGCCGGAGCGCTTTATTCAGTTGCGCCAGGGAGAGATCCAGACACGCCCGATAAAAGGCACCCTGCCGCGGCTCGATTCGCCGCAGGAAGATGCGCGGCAGGCTGAGAAGCTGGCGAACTCCCCGAAAGACCGCGCCGAGAATTTAATGATTGTCGACCTGATGCGCAACGACATCGGCCGCGTCGCCGTGCCGGGCAGCGTGCGGGTACCCGAGCTGTTCGTGGTGGAGCCGTTCCCGGCGGTCCATCATCTGGTCAGCACCATCACCGCCCGCTTACCGGCGACGCTGCATGCCAGCGATCTGCTGCGCGCCGCCTTCCCCGGGGGATCTATCACTGGCGCCCCGAAGGTCCGGGCGATGGAGATTATCGATGAACTGGAACCTCAGCGACGTAACGCCTGGTGCGGGAGCATTGGCTACCTGAGCTATTGCGGCAATATGGATACCAGCATCACCATTCGCACCCTGACGGCCTGGCAGGGGCAACTGTATTGCTCCGCTGGAGGCGGTATCGTCGCGGACAGCGAGGAAGATGCGGAATATCAGGAAACTTTTGATAAAGTTAATCGTATCCTGCACCAACTGGAGAACTAG
- a CDS encoding YoaH family protein yields the protein MFAGLPSLSHEQQQKAVERIHELMAQGMSSGQAIALVAEELRATHTGEQIVARFEDEDEDQDEDEDD from the coding sequence ATGTTTGCAGGTTTACCTTCGCTGAGTCACGAGCAACAGCAAAAAGCGGTCGAACGTATCCATGAGCTAATGGCCCAGGGGATGAGCAGCGGCCAGGCGATTGCCCTGGTGGCGGAAGAGCTGCGCGCAACGCATACCGGCGAGCAGATCGTCGCGCGCTTTGAAGATGAGGATGAAGATCAAGACGAAGATGAGGACGACTAA
- a CDS encoding RidA family protein, whose protein sequence is MTITRIDAEARWSDVVIHNQTLYYTGVPANLDADAFEQTANTLAQIDAVLEKQGSDKSRILDATIFLADKSDFAAMNKAWDAWVVAGHAPVRCTVEATLMNPQYKVEIKIIAAV, encoded by the coding sequence ATGACAATTACGCGTATTGATGCCGAAGCCCGTTGGTCAGACGTGGTGATCCACAACCAGACGCTGTACTACACCGGCGTGCCGGCAAATCTTGATGCCGACGCCTTCGAGCAGACCGCCAATACCCTGGCGCAGATTGACGCGGTGCTGGAAAAACAGGGCAGCGACAAGTCGCGTATTCTTGACGCCACCATCTTCCTCGCCGATAAAAGCGACTTTGCGGCAATGAATAAAGCCTGGGACGCGTGGGTGGTGGCCGGTCACGCCCCGGTGCGCTGCACGGTGGAAGCGACGCTGATGAACCCGCAGTATAAAGTTGAGATCAAAATTATCGCCGCGGTGTAA
- a CDS encoding ATP-dependent DNA helicase: MIDDFAADGQLAKAIPGFKPREPQRQMAKAVSEAIEASRPLVVEAGTGTGKTYAYLAPALRAKKKVIISTGSKALQDQLYSRDLPTVAKALKFTGKLALLKGRSNYLCLERLEQQALAGGDLPVQTLSDVILLRSWSNQTQDGDISTCASVAEDSQAWPLVTSTNDNCLGSDCPLYKDCFVVKARKKAMDADVVVVNHHLFLADMVVKESGFAELIPEAEVMIFDEAHQLPDIASQYFGQSLSSRQLLDLAKDITIAYRTELKDTQQLQKCADRLAQSAQDFRLQLGDPGYRGNLRELLADSHIQRALLLLDDALELCYDVAKLSLGRSALLDAAFERATLYRGRLKRLKEINQPGYSYWYECTSRHFTLALTPLTVAEKFKEVMAQKSGSWIFTSATLSVNDDLHHFTARLGIDEAQSLLLPSPFDYQHQALLCVPRNLPLPNQPGAARHLAAMLKPLIEANDGRCFMLCTSHAMMRDLAEQFRATMTLPVLLQGETSKGQLLQQFVSAGNALLVATSSFWEGVDVRGDALSLVIIDKLPFTSPDDPLLKARMEDCRLRGGDPFDEVQLPEAVITLKQGVGRLIRDIDDRGVLVICDNRLVMRPYGAVFLASLPPAPRTRDIRRAVRFLAVPPAR, translated from the coding sequence GTGATCGACGATTTTGCAGCAGACGGCCAGCTAGCCAAAGCCATACCGGGATTTAAGCCGCGCGAGCCGCAGCGCCAGATGGCGAAAGCGGTGAGCGAAGCGATTGAGGCCTCCCGACCGCTGGTGGTGGAAGCGGGGACCGGAACCGGTAAAACCTACGCTTACCTGGCGCCTGCGCTGCGGGCGAAAAAAAAGGTGATTATCTCCACCGGCTCGAAAGCGCTGCAGGATCAGCTCTACAGCCGCGATCTGCCCACCGTCGCCAAAGCGCTCAAATTCACCGGGAAACTGGCGCTGCTCAAAGGGCGCTCCAACTACCTGTGCCTTGAACGTCTTGAGCAGCAGGCGCTGGCGGGCGGCGATCTGCCGGTACAAACCCTCAGCGATGTGATCCTCCTGCGCTCCTGGTCGAATCAAACCCAGGATGGCGATATCAGCACCTGCGCCAGCGTCGCGGAAGACTCCCAGGCCTGGCCGCTGGTCACCAGCACCAACGATAACTGTCTCGGTAGCGACTGCCCACTGTATAAAGATTGCTTCGTGGTGAAGGCGCGTAAAAAAGCGATGGACGCCGACGTGGTGGTGGTCAACCATCACCTGTTCCTGGCCGATATGGTGGTCAAAGAGAGCGGCTTTGCCGAGCTGATCCCCGAGGCGGAAGTGATGATCTTCGATGAAGCCCATCAGCTGCCGGATATCGCCAGTCAGTACTTTGGTCAGTCGCTCTCCAGCCGCCAGCTGCTGGATCTGGCGAAAGACATCACTATTGCCTACCGCACCGAACTGAAAGACACCCAGCAGTTGCAAAAATGCGCCGACCGCCTGGCGCAAAGCGCTCAGGATTTTCGCCTGCAGCTGGGGGATCCCGGCTATCGCGGCAACCTGCGCGAACTGCTGGCGGATAGCCACATTCAGCGCGCGCTGCTGCTGCTCGATGACGCGCTCGAGCTATGCTATGACGTCGCCAAACTTTCGCTGGGCCGCTCGGCGCTGCTCGATGCCGCCTTTGAGCGCGCCACCCTCTATCGCGGGCGCTTAAAGCGGCTGAAAGAGATTAACCAGCCGGGCTACAGCTACTGGTATGAGTGCACCTCGCGCCACTTTACTCTCGCGTTGACGCCGTTGACCGTGGCCGAGAAGTTTAAAGAGGTGATGGCGCAGAAGTCGGGAAGCTGGATCTTTACCTCGGCGACGCTGTCAGTCAACGACGATCTGCATCACTTCACTGCCCGGCTGGGGATCGATGAGGCGCAGTCCCTGTTGCTGCCGAGCCCCTTTGATTATCAACATCAGGCGCTGCTCTGCGTGCCGCGCAATCTGCCGCTGCCGAACCAGCCTGGCGCGGCGCGCCACCTGGCGGCGATGCTCAAGCCGCTAATCGAGGCCAACGACGGCCGCTGCTTTATGCTGTGTACCTCGCACGCCATGATGCGCGATCTGGCGGAGCAGTTCCGCGCCACCATGACGCTACCGGTGTTGCTGCAGGGGGAAACCAGCAAAGGCCAGCTGCTGCAGCAATTCGTCAGCGCCGGCAACGCCCTGCTGGTGGCCACCAGCAGCTTCTGGGAAGGGGTCGACGTGCGCGGCGATGCGCTGTCACTGGTGATCATCGATAAGCTGCCGTTTACTTCGCCGGACGACCCGCTGCTAAAAGCGCGCATGGAAGATTGCCGGCTGCGCGGCGGCGATCCGTTCGATGAAGTGCAATTGCCGGAAGCCGTCATCACCCTCAAACAGGGGGTGGGACGCCTGATCCGCGATATCGACGATCGCGGGGTGCTGGTGATCTGTGACAACCGGCTGGTGATGCGCCCCTACGGCGCGGTGTTCCTGGCCAGCCTGCCGCCCGCGCCGCGGACCCGCGATATCCGCCGGGCGGTGCGCTTCCTCGCCGTGCCGCCGGCAAGGTAA
- the tsaB gene encoding tRNA (adenosine(37)-N6)-threonylcarbamoyltransferase complex dimerization subunit type 1 TsaB has translation MRILAIDTATEACSAALWNDGTLSAHFEICPREHTQRILPLVQEVLTESGATLTELDALAFGRGPGSFTGVRIGIGIAQGLALGAELPMIGVSTLATMAQGAWRKTGATRVLAAIDARMGEVYWAEYQRDEQGVWHGEETEAVLKPEAVAERLAQLSGEWATVGTGWQAWPDLAKASGLTLSSGEIELPAAEDMLPLACYLLAAGKTVAVEKAEPVYLRNEVAWKKLPGRE, from the coding sequence ATGCGAATTTTGGCTATCGATACCGCCACAGAGGCCTGCTCCGCGGCGCTGTGGAATGATGGCACCCTTAGTGCTCATTTCGAAATTTGTCCCCGCGAACATACCCAACGTATCCTGCCGCTGGTGCAGGAGGTCCTCACCGAGAGCGGCGCCACGCTGACCGAGCTGGACGCGCTGGCCTTTGGCCGCGGTCCGGGTAGCTTTACCGGCGTGCGCATCGGCATCGGTATCGCTCAGGGGCTGGCGCTGGGCGCTGAGCTGCCAATGATCGGCGTTTCCACGCTGGCCACCATGGCGCAGGGCGCCTGGCGCAAAACTGGCGCCACCCGCGTGCTGGCGGCTATTGACGCGCGGATGGGCGAAGTCTACTGGGCCGAGTACCAGCGCGACGAGCAGGGCGTCTGGCATGGCGAAGAGACGGAAGCGGTGCTCAAACCGGAAGCGGTAGCCGAACGGCTGGCACAGCTTTCCGGCGAATGGGCCACCGTCGGCACCGGCTGGCAGGCGTGGCCGGATCTGGCGAAAGCGAGCGGACTGACCTTAAGCAGCGGCGAAATTGAATTGCCGGCGGCGGAGGATATGCTGCCGTTAGCCTGTTACCTGCTGGCGGCGGGGAAAACCGTGGCCGTGGAGAAAGCGGAGCCGGTTTATTTGCGAAACGAGGTGGCGTGGAAGAAACTTCCAGGCCGCGAGTGA
- a CDS encoding Slp family lipoprotein — MAGQKQGVRWLLAAAVAVALSGCVSVPDAIKGTSPTPQQDLVRVMNAPQLYVGQEARFGGKVVNVQNQQGKTRLEIATVPLDSGARPVLGEPSRGRIYADVNGFLDPVDYRGQLVTVVGPIAGVVDGKVGSTPYKFMLMNAIGYKRWNVVQQVVMPPQPIDPWMLGPRPWGYGYGGWGWYNPGPAEVRNVVTE, encoded by the coding sequence ATGGCGGGTCAAAAACAGGGCGTTCGCTGGCTGTTAGCCGCGGCGGTTGCCGTTGCGCTAAGCGGCTGCGTGTCAGTGCCGGATGCCATCAAAGGCACCAGCCCTACGCCGCAGCAGGATTTAGTGCGGGTGATGAACGCCCCGCAGCTGTACGTTGGCCAGGAAGCACGCTTTGGCGGCAAAGTGGTCAATGTGCAGAACCAGCAGGGTAAAACCCGCTTAGAAATCGCCACCGTACCGCTGGACAGCGGCGCACGGCCTGTGCTGGGCGAACCGTCTCGTGGGCGGATCTATGCCGACGTTAACGGCTTCCTCGATCCGGTCGACTACCGCGGCCAGCTGGTCACCGTGGTCGGGCCGATTGCCGGCGTTGTCGACGGCAAAGTGGGCAGCACGCCGTATAAATTTATGCTGATGAACGCCATCGGTTACAAACGCTGGAACGTGGTGCAGCAGGTGGTGATGCCCCCGCAGCCCATCGATCCGTGGATGCTGGGTCCGCGCCCCTGGGGTTACGGCTATGGCGGCTGGGGCTGGTACAACCCCGGCCCAGCTGAGGTGAGAAACGTCGTAACCGAATGA